A stretch of DNA from Leguminivora glycinivorella isolate SPB_JAAS2020 chromosome 12, LegGlyc_1.1, whole genome shotgun sequence:
GTGGTCGAATGACCCGAGGTATTCGAGCGCGGCGCGGTAGCAGAACTCGTACTGGTCCTGGAAATAAAATTTGGTTGTAACTTATTTTATTGGGAAACCGGATTTTCACAAACCGGTTACGAACATGGAAGAAAAACATATGAGCTTATTTTATATTTCGTGGGAACTGataaatattttcatatttgGACACAGTTGGTAGACTTGGTAGGTTTGCAGAGCGCAATACAACATAATCATGTCACATAATTACATGTTCTACTAGGTTTGCAGAGCGCAACACAACATAATCATGTCACATAATTACATGttctacataattatgtgaTCCCAATTTTTCCTAGTAAAATTTACGAAAATTTCCACGAACATACAATATTCTTATGAAAATTTATGTTGAGCACGCATGAACACGCTGGTGCGTCCGACACCCGAACTGTAATCGTCAAGATTCAGTCTAATGTGAAGAACTTACCGGTACTGTTGATACTTGCGATACAATGGTCAAGTTTTGGTCCTTACCTCAGTCTGCACCATGGCAGGGCGCTGAGTGCGCAGCGTACGAACGGTCTGGAACACGTCAACCACACCCTCGTACTGCATACGCTCCAGCACCGTCGACAGGGTGATGAATACGCCAGTGCGGCCGACGCCCGCGCTGTACAAAAACAAATAGTAAGAACCCTGCCGCATTAGATGCCTATgtacaataatttttaagaaaaaaaaaccgccgcctttggagttctggtgaaagctacttgcgaatgttggattatgtagaaatttgtaggttttttttaaactgcttttaatgctttaattatttgatggcaacaaaaatcaatatacgtataccgttaaggtttgaggagtttcctcaattcctcatgaatccgattataagaaatcgaagcttgacaataTGCTtgacaaatataactaaataaatgttactgttctgaacttaaatgcatgctgttcttataaaaataccaaagtcactataagcgagccgttcagatttgaggagttccgttttgatcatcatcaggagttccactgcaccaaatgtcactattctgaacgtaagtgcatgctgttcttataaaaataccaaagtcactataagcgtgccgttcagatttgaggagttccgttctgaccatcatcagcagttccactgcaccaaatgtcactgttccggacgtaaatgcatgctgttcctttaaaaacacaaaaatcgccatatgtatgcctttcagatttgaggagttccctcgatttctccaggatcccatcatcagaactgagttctgagaaaaatggaaccaatctgtatgcatatacattcaatcaaaaaaaaattttttttaatcggtccagtaacgacggagatatcgaggaacaaacataaaaaaaaaatacagacgaatagagaaccaccttcttttgagagatttgaggcggcggttaaaaatgcatCGAAAACCACACGGATGTAACCCATCTAATCCATCCACTAACTGATAACTCTATtggacctggccccgtagccgaatggcatttctccgacgccaaacgaaagcgatacgccgctggctctgtcgcggcaatatgcaagcgcgatagagatagatatctactagcgcttcgtttcgtgagcgtttcgtgagcgattgtgccattcggctagccaccctgtagtCTCATGGATGACGTCCCATCGAAAGTGTGAGATAGAATTAAAAAGACAAAGAACATTCAACAATATAGATTTAAACAAAATAAGACATTGATAAACCAGTCCAGACTAATGCAAGGTAACATTAAAGACATAAATATTCCCGTTAAATCTTTAAACGTACCTGCAATGTACTGTGATAGGTCCATCCTGTCCAAACTGCTCCTTGGTCTTGTGCACTTGTCCCAGGAAGTCAATGAAGCCTTCTCCGCTCTTCGGGACTCCTTGCTCAGGCCAGTCGGTGAACTGGAACTGACGGACCGTTCTGGACGCTCCATCACGGGCATCCGTTACCTAATGAGGTATTCAGAGGTTAAATAGAGGTCAGAGTTTACCACATGCGAATATTGGCCAGAACTAATTTTTGAGCCACGACTGAATCTTCTATTTGGCTCTGTCAAAGTCTTTTCGAGTTCCAATTAAGGACTAAAGACATGTTTCGCAGGCCTTAGTTTGTAAACTAGTCATATAGAATGAATGTGTGCATTTATGTTCACAAAACAACATAAGTATTTGGATCAAATCCGGGAAAGTAAGTTTACATACGTACAATTAAGAGTTTTACCTTGAATTCCCTCAAGATATACTGAGGCATATTATATTCAGCAATAGGATCCACTACGAAGCATTGATAGCGCACAGAGCGGTCCGATGGCCAGTACTGATGgcatttttcctgtaataaatTATCAGTATTAGTAAAGAATACAGAAATACAAAGGACAATCATAAATGTACTCTTAGTTAATGCAAACTCACCCTGCCCATTTCCTTGAGTTTCGTTAACATCACGACTATGGTAGAGTTGTGTTCCCAAAGCATACGCCAGAAATCGTCAGTGGTATCAGGCAGAGGACCCTGCGTGGCGATATAAGCCGCTCTGTACCGATACCCATCGACGAATGAAGCGTTGATATAATCAGATCCATCCCTTGGCGTCAGGCAGACCCGAGTAGACTCAAATGGCAAGATATGAACCAGTCTGTTTTTGTGCTTATTACAAGGCAAGCTGGCAGAGACGAAGCGAGTAGAGTCCGCTTTCATGTTGGCGAGCTTCTTAAATTCCAATTCCATTCCCGTGATATTCTCAATAGTGTCAATACGCATAAGTTTCTGGATATGCCCGTGTAAATTGCGAGCCGGCACTTCGGTGTCACCACAGACGACAGCCTCGACTAAAGCGTCGTGGATGAAGATGTACTGGTCTTCGGTTTGGACCATGTAGTTACGCTGAGCTCGCAAGCAAGTGACGTGACCGTAGATGTCTACAGTGCGCTCGTGCCGTGCTCTCTCTAGCATGGAGTCAATGACGATGAAGCAGCCAGTTCTGCCGACACCAGCGGAACAATGAACAACTAACGGGCCGGCATCGGGCAAATTCAGAGCTCGCACACGTCGCAAAAACTGTAGGAAGGGAGCCGGATGATCTGGCACACCGTGGTCAGGCCAAGCTGTGAACTGCAACTGTTTGATCTCCCTCCGCTCAGCACCTCCGTTCCTGGTTACTTGGAAAGTTCGAATGCAGTAAGTGGCGAGTTCCTGAACTTCCGCGATGGTTACGGTCATCATGCCATACGTTTCGCTGCCGCGGCTCGGCCAGTACTGATCGCATTTGATCCTCGTGCGCTCCTCAAGTTTGGTCATCATAACTATCGTGGACGTTCGCAGTTCCCAACACATGCGCCAGAAATCTGCAAATGTTTCTTGCAGAGGTCCTTGAGTAGCAACGTAGGCATTATGCTTGCGGTAGCCATCGCAGTAGTTAGCATTGATATAGTCGCTTCCAAGTATTCCGTCTATTGGCTGTAGGATGACGCGGCTGTGGTCGTACGCGATCACATTTGCATATCGATTCTTAGGTTTGTTTACATCCATGTTGGAATGGTCCCATGTGAACTGTTGACCAGGTTCGATACTTTCATATTCTTGCGAGAATTTGAGATTATCATTAGATTTGAGTCTATCGATATGTTCAGCCAGTTCTGAGATGGGTATAGGTGGATGAGAAATCATAGCAGGGGTTTGGAAGTTAAGTCTTCGCATTTCGACGGGATCGGACGGTGCTCCGAAGCCAACATCTGCAGCCATAAGAGGCCGCGTGACCGCAGCCTGATCTGGCGTTTTGCATGGTTGTCGTCGCTTCttcacaaaaaataacattactaAGCAGAGAGACAGACTCAATGCTGCAATGATAGGACCGATTATCCAAAACATGCCCGCTTCTTTTCTGTTCTCCTCAATTCTTATTTCTGGATCTCCATTAATATCTTTGTCAGGGCCCGGCCTGCTTGGCTCTTCACCGGGTGGAGCTTCACGCATGTCGAGAGATAAGTATTCTGAGAACGGACTCGAAGTGTACAAGTGTTTCTGAGGCGTGTCAACAACAGCCCTCACGAAAACGCGATATTTCTTAGTTGGATTTAATTTTCTGTTCAAGAAACCTTCATAATTTTCATCATTTCCCAGGTGGAAAGtgtataaaatatttctttgtaagaatttggCAGCTATATAAGGAGCATTTTCGTCGTCGGTACGagcgttattttttattaactcGTCCGTTAGGAACTGATCTGGATTCTTATGATTATGGGCCTTATCATCGGGCACTACAACTAGATAATAATGCGAAATAGGGCCGTACTCTTCGGAAGCTTGAGGTAGAATAACTAGCACTTCATTTTCAACAACGCCGTAAAAATCAGGTTTCACCATAGGCTTCGGTGCTGCCATTTGGGTAGTGACAGTAATTTTTGTAGGAGGCCTATAGGAGTCGTCGTTGGGTATGGCACTAACATTAACACTATATGTTGTGAAGGGTGACAAATCGTTAATGGAATATGATGTTCTATCGTGTTTGACGATGATATCTCTTCGAGGTATTTCTTGCGTTTGAGTCATCCCTAATGAGTCAACGAATTCTTTGATCGCGTTGTATGAAATCTTATAGTTAACAGGATTTAAGCGTAACGGTGGAGCCCAGGATAGCGTCATTGAATGCGTGGACACGTCTTGGGCTCTCAAGTATAAAGGCACTTCTTCCGGTTTCACTTTAACTGTAACCTTTTCCGATAACCTTCCTAGACCGTCCGCTGTTTTCGCAGCTACAGCGATAGCGTATTCTGCGAATTTTTCCAAATTTTCCAAATCAGCGGAATGCGTCACATGAACTGTCTTTTGCTGCCACTCGTCCAAGTCGTCGACTGGCGTCATAGTGTAGAATATAACGTATCCTAATATCTTTCTTCTCGAAGGCACGGGTTCCCACCACACCTCCACGTCTGACTCAGATGTGGCGACAGCTTTGACCGACATTGGTGCTCTGCCGATGTCCCGTTCAGTATGCGCCGTGATCTCCTTGCTGTATGGTCCTGGTCCTTGATCTGTATAAGCGCGAACCTTGAACGTGTAATGAGCATCTTCTTCTAATCCGGTAAATACAGTCTTATTCGCTGTCGTAGTCCTTTCTATAAGAGACGACTGATCACCTTTCTTCAAGAACTCAACGTCATACTTCTTTATCTGACCGCTTCGATCGGCACGAGTGGGTGGGTCCCAAGTGACACAGATGACATCTGGTGTTTGGAAATGATATGTAACGTTTGCCGGAGGGCCCTTAGGCACACCTTCAGGCGTGAGCCAATACTTAATAGTTTCCTGTCCTATACCGATATGGTTGCGTCCAGCTATCCTAAATTCATATTGGACGCCTCTTTCTAAGTCTGTAATTTTATGAGAAGTAACTTTGGTGGCAAAATTCTCTTCTTCCAAATTTTGATCCTTTATGCCGTATCTCAGTCGATAACCTAGTAAGTCTCCATAGGTGTGCGTTGGTTTAGTCCACTCCAGTTCAATCGATACGATTGGTTCTCGTTCCAAGACCCTGAAACAGAGAGGGCAAATTAGTTAAAAAATAGATTCAGGGTTGGCAAAAGTCCTGAGGCTGTTGTGTCGTCACTTACTTGAGGTTGACCTGTGGTCTGTTCGGCACCCCGCCGGGCGTCTTCACCGATACAGGGGCACTCCTGTCTCCATCCCCCTTGCGGGTGAGCGCGGCAACTTGCACGTTGTACCGGGAGTCGGGCTGCAGCCCTGATATGTTCAGTTCTAGTGTCGTGTCGTCCATTACGTTGAAACGCATAGGGTCGTTGAGGAGGCCCTTGCCCTGTGGGGGAAATTGTTGGTTAGATTGTGTTCGTTCATTATTCTAAGACGAGATTTAACGTATGAACATCTTAAAATCTTCAGATGTTACGTGTTTCAAAATTTAACCACCAAAGAATGAATGGTACATGTCACTATTTATCAACATAAATAGTTGATCTTTTTGAAAAGtagctaaaaatattttaacctcTTCTCGAACTTCTTGCACATGCACATGGTAGCCCCTTATGATGCCGTTCTTCTCCTTCTCAGTGGGCGGCTTCCAGGTGACGTGCAGCGACGTGGAGTTGATGGCCGTCACCTTCACGTCCTGAGGCTCCCCCGGCACTGTGACCACACAACAGAATGTCTCATAACCGTCCCAGCACTCCTCTAATACGGACCTAATGCCCTATCAGCATCTACGGGAGCGTGCTAGATAACTACCTAAAGCTTCAACTCTTAAGGGCCTAAATTGGATCAAGCAACGACTGCATCGGAAATTAACGCAGTGAGTGCGGTCGGTAGTCGCCGTCGCAATGCTGATAGAGTACTTCGGCCCAGGCAAGTGTCTACACGAGCCTTTCAGCATCTCGATCGGGCATTTGAATACCAACACACACTTATATATCATTTACGCCCTTTTACATCACCATAACCAATTAAAAACCATTACCTTCCAATCCACATCGTTAAGAACAACTAAAATTGTCAAGCAGTTCACAAAGAGTaaacatttagtaagttttCATCTATAGTTTTTCCAAAAGCAGcatttgtttttcaaaattcacacaCTGCAAGGGATACATGCTTGGGGGCGTCAGACTTGGGGGCATCGGTTGCAAGTTACAAGGGGACACGCCAAGTCTTCAAACCCACATAGTCAAGACATGCGTCTCTCAAACGTTACCACTTGCAGTCTGCGTAGAAGAGTCGGTTAGGTTACACGCTAGGAAGATCGATCTACATAAAGCTTAGGCACAAGCACAAACGCACAGCTAAACAAGCACTATAGTAAAGTGTACTCACTCCTTACGGCTGTACGGGTTACCAGCGGCCCATACAAAGTCAGTGACGAGAGAAAAAAGAGAAAAACGCATTCAAATACATTTAAGACAAATTGTGCGAACATTGCAGGGCGAACGGAACTACTAAGTGAGAGATTACGAGTAGAACGCTTGTCGGCGAAATAGGGGGCGCTCTTATTTCCTTGTGTATTTTGAGCTCTTTAGGAGGCGCATTCGGGTTAAGCCGCTTGGGACACCGGCGTCAGTCTAGTTCGCGTGCATTGCCTTTTTCTGTTCACTGCTACGTCGAACAAATGCGAGAGGGAATTCATTTCTCGCGTGGAGCAAAAATGTCTTTGGAAATACGCGAAACATTTTCTTGTCGCTATGAATATTCTTTGTGTGTGTAAGTGAATTATGCGGgtaagtattttcattttttcacaCGATTGTACGGCTCCGTCCTCCCGGGGGAGTTGTTCGAATAGAAAAAGGCTCTGCAGTTGAATTTAATTTAGTCCCTCGGCGCTGAGAAGTCACTCACACGCACATGTATTGATTAACGCGACGGCGGCGGTGGTCGTGTGTGGTGGCGGTGCGCGCCATCTCTCTGTGTGTGGTGCCTCGTCCTTGTGTTGGTCTTCTGTGATGTTTGTGGCAGTGTCAGAGTGTCATGTCTCGGCGTGCTCCTCACAATGTTCAGTAAAGGGTCAGAGGCTGGAGCGATCGTCGCCGAAATGTCTCGCAGCGTTCTTTGGACCGGCTCGTAGTAACGGCGATAGCGTACTTTAGGCATAGTATTGTATGTCACAATATCTAGTGTGCATGCACGACAGAAAGTCTGATAGATAATACAGAAGAAGGAAGGAAGAGACAGAAATCGCTACTTGCAAGAAGTCGTAGCCTGAGAGCGAGTTAGATAGATAGAGACAGAGAAAGACAAGAAAGTGTGCGAAGTCTAGTAACTGAGCTGAGCAGTCGAGTACAGGCGAAGAGCGCGGCTCGGATCTATCCTTCGGATACCGCTAGTGCAGCCAATGGGAAATATAAAGTGAAATTTAGTTCGGATCCTCGGGACGGGAGTCGCTTCGGCCGTTCCGCTAATAGTAGATAGTATAGAGTAGAGTGAGTAGAGAAGTTGTGAGTTGAACATGCGCGCGTGTGGTGTGGGACGGTATTGGTATTCAAATGCGGCGCTCGGGCCGGTGCGTGTGCGTATgggcgcgcggcggcgcgcACGCGGCGCGGGGGCTGCGCCTGCGCTGCACCGCCGCGCCGGGCGCGCCGCCGCTCGCGCGCCCAATGCGCTCTTGTGTGTCACGCACTCGTTCTCTCACCTTGTGTCGTCGCTAAGTGCTGAGTGCTTCCTAAAAGTGCAGTCTGTACCCCACGCaatcataaataaaacaatagattGCGCGCGGCAAGACGTACCTATCTGGTGCCCAGTGAAATAAACTGAACGAAAACGGTGCTGTGTGGGTAAATAAAGCATGCAAAATTGTGTCCATCGCTAAATACTCAACAATAAGTGTGCGCCAAAATCAATAGTATAATAGTGCCGTCGAATATACCAGGTGCTGTATAAACTTTGCATTTCAGTGAGTGCCATCTTATGCATCGAGAATCAACGCGGCAAAAGAAATCATTACATGTGACAGTGAGTGGAAATATCGACTCTACGCCGCTAGTTACAGCGGCTAGAATGCAGTGAAATAACATGGTCGTCTGTGACATGATAAATATACATGGATTTATCGGCAAGCATAGTAAAACGTTGTTACGAGAATAAACCTCCTTGTTTAGATTCCTGCTATGTGCTCTCAAAAAAGGaacaaaagaaaaaatgacATTAGTAATTTTGATAGTATTAGCGCTTAGGAATTTGAAGTGATAATGAAATTGTTCTGAACAGAATTGTTAATGAATTTTCATTCAAGTTGCCCACCACCAATGTTAGTCAatatgtaaacattttcataaacCAATAAACAGCTTAAATGGAATCTATACACGTTAATTATTTAAATGGAATCTGTATTATTATTAGTGAAGCCACTTTGTGAAGTGTCGTATTTATTGATTCCATTCAATCTGTTACATTCAAACAAGTCAAAACCAAAACCATTCATAAGATCCGTGAATTGGTTAATTATAGGCATTTAATCTAATAATAACTTATGAATGGTTTGTTCAAGTCGACCCACATACCAAATCTCCCAATTTAGAACCAGAAAATGCCAATGTTAATTACTCTGATATTATTCATTAGATGATTATAGTTAAACTTTTGAGCTTAGTTAAAATTAATAGAAAAAATATGCAATACCAGGAAAAGCGGTATAAAAACctacataaatgtaaaaaaatatttcaatgaaAAAGAAATTGTAAATAATTCCAAATTGTTGCATTCCTGATACAGCATAACCAAATGCGAATAACTGTCAAGTAAAATTATTATCATATTCGCCTTTGGGTACTAGAGGATCTTTCAATTCAACGAATTTTTCTTGTGTGGACGTTTAAAAACATGTGTGGTAACaatagaaaatattattttacatttatctTAATAATTATAACTATCTCTCCCATTAAAAACCTTCACTGATAATGTCTCgattttttcaaatattttacttcaAAGCCTGGCTTTAGAATATCGTCAAGTGCTCATTAAATTGAGTGATCCTTTCAACCGGCGGAGATAAACTTCCAGCTTCTGAAATTTGCTACCGTTCCCTTTCATAAAACGTGTAATGAACTAGATATGTTACTCAAAATGTAGATGCTTGAGTCTGTGAGACTATTTAAAGTCATTTTTATCAAATATGATACAATGATTACAAGCAATAGAATATTCTTGCCTTAATTTGAGAGGCTTAGTAATtacaatgtacctacttaatgctCTTACTTTAGATTTGTAATTTGGAGAATTTCAAAACGGAAGTTTATTTCAGCCGTACGTTaaccaaaaataaaatagagaTCCATAAAATGCAGACACGTACCGTCTTCATGCGTGCGCACAGTGACGGGGTAGGAGGCGGGCCCGTCGCCGACGCTGGTACCGGCCAGCACCCAGATCCGGTACTCGGTCCAGCGGCGGAGCTCATCTAGCTCGAACGACGTCTGGTTAAGCTTCACGACGGTCGCCTCCGAATCCCCCCGACCGCTCTCCACGCACAGCAGCTTGTAATAAGCGATCCGACCGTTCGCTCGCTCCGCCGGCGGCGGCTGCCACGACACCCGAATCGCGGTCGGCGACACCGCCACCGCAGTCACATTCATTGGCGGCGCTCCGGGAACTAAAATGTCGCTCAACAATAAAACAACCTGCAACTCAAACGGGCCCGGCCCGGTTAACCGCCCTAACCGATGCAATCACTGAATGCGATTGAAACAAAACGGTGCCCAAAAAAATGAAAGACGACGGTAAGTCGTTAAAATAAATCGAGCATGCACATTTTTTGTTAGTGTGGTGTGTGTGATCCGCTCGCCCATACATCTCTATGTGACATCCGTCATACTTTCTCCTGTTGGAAGAAAATTGTGCTTATTATGTTGTGGCTTACGACACGAAAACATGAGTTCCCATGATGTTTCCATGTTAGTGATGTTTTCCCGTCTTTGGCACACCCATAGTTAATGATGGTTCTTGCGGCATGTCGTTCGTGTCGTCGGCAGTgggatttaaataaaaaaataatgtaaaaataacTTGAGGTGTACACCCCTGTATAAACTCGGACCTACTAACGACATTAAGCTACTACTAGGGTAAGGTGAGCGCACACTTTTGTAACTCGCGTCTCATTAAACTGTTCGTCGCGAAGAATTGAGGTTCCATACTTTTAACGAAAAGATGCTCAATTGTTTCAAACAAAAGACTATTTAATCGCCAATAGTACGAAGTGTCACTTATTTGACTGGTTGCTGGCTGTTGAATATGTGCGGCCACATTACCGTTTCGACAGATTTACAATTACAAAACACATATTGTGATAAAACTTGGTGCTTGTGCTGTAATACTGGCGGCGTGCCGGGCAGGTGCGTTATGTGAAATTACATTACGATTTACCTGTAAAATTTAGCTTCGTAACAGACAGAAAACATAACGGAAGAGTAACGAGAACAGTTAATTCTACTAGAAACTGAATCCTTTGCCATCGTGTTTTCCGGGAAACTTTCCTATTTGTCATATCACGTCGGCCACTACTTCTATTTGTAgtgactgactgaaataacatAACCCATTGGAGCGTTTCAGTGAAAATACTTTGGTaaagtaatataaaataattctgTAGTCAGTGCAATCAAAAATATTCCTTGAATCTGTCTCATTACTCTTGAAACGGTTTCTCTCTGCTACCCCACACTCTCACACTGTCAAAGCAAGGGAACAGTCGAGACCTCACATACGAATTAAAATCTCCAAATGCAATATCGCGGGAGCGTTTTTCCCATTTCCCTATTCGAGTTTTTTTCACCGAGTTAATCAGGTCCTTTGCCGGTTGTAATTTTGTTTCCGCACTTAGCGAGTTGAAAAGAAAACAATTGGTAGACGGCTTTGTTCGCGTGGAACATGCATACGTCCAAAAAGAAAATTCCTACGTCAGTTgcaaatttaaaaagaaaatttcAGCAACTGTTAGGAGTTTAGTATCCAATAGTCATATCTTGGAAGCGATCGGAGTGGAATTGAATTTTTATCGTAAAAGCAAACAGAATTTGAATTATTCCGAAGCCGTTCGGTGGAACTTTAAAGTCTCCATCGCTTGATAGACTCATAGTGCACATTTATTATTCTTATCTGTTGGTTGATTGCTATAGaaattcatatttttcattgaaatttctGATAAAAAGCTTATAAATGCTTTTTACTTACTTTGTAGTGTTTTTGTTACTTATTAAGCTTCCGCGCAGCATTATCCTGTGCATGTTTCAAAAGAATCTTAAGGGTacttgtaggtaggtactacttGTGGTGCGACTGTCACTTGTTTCTTTTAACGCGATATTTTGATAAGG
This window harbors:
- the LOC125231646 gene encoding tyrosine-protein phosphatase Lar isoform X5; the encoded protein is MGTETISSLEPELDMGSDNTHILEPCRSKGSNTTPARRGCGKMRERRSPLHRIALLCCLVFLCRVDASDPPEITIRPRNLQVRANGIAAFYCAARGDPVPNIQWRKNGKRVSSMQSRYQVSAMEQVTEVGANGAVLRIEPVRAQRDDATYECVAENGVGDAVTAVATLTVFEADKVPPGFPSIAPPSSTMVVEVGHTATLPCQATGTPTPKVRWLWNSLPLDISANPRYAILNDKMLGTLQIVKSEEEDQGKFECVAENSIGTEFSKPTSLYVKVRRVAPQFSIPPPPRTEVMLGGNVTLKCVAFGSPMPTVKWRKGLTKWLTPEDNPPLGLNNLKLENIRESANYTCEAASVLGVIEKTAEVKVQSLPGPPTDVRASEITATNVRLAWSYSGPEEPQYYVIQYKPKYANQAFSEISGVITQYYSVTNLSPYTEYEMFVIAVNNIGRGPPSAPATITTGETEPGSAPRNVQVRPLSSSTMVIQWDEPETPNGQVTGYKIYYTTDPSQTLQSWHSQMMDNSHLTTISELTPHTVYTIRVQAYTSVGPGPISPPVQVKTQQGVPSQPSNLVAVEAGETSVTLSWRRPAHAGDNIVSYELYWNDTYAKQHHRKRIPITETYTLNGLYPNTLYYIWLAARSQRGEGATTPPIAVRTKQYVPGEPQDVKVTAINSTSLHVTWKPPTEKEKNGIIRGYHVHVQEVREEGKGLLNDPMRFNVMDDTTLELNISGLQPDSRYNVQVAALTRKGDGDRSAPVSVKTPGGVPNRPQVNLKVLEREPIVSIELEWTKPTHTYGDLLGYRLRYGIKDQNLEEENFATKVTSHKITDLERGVQYEFRIAGRNHIGIGQETIKYWLTPEGVPKGPPANVTYHFQTPDVICVTWDPPTRADRSGQIKKYDVEFLKKGDQSSLIERTTTANKTVFTGLEEDAHYTFKVRAYTDQGPGPYSKEITAHTERDIGRAPMSVKAVATSESDVEVWWEPVPSRRKILGYVIFYTMTPVDDLDEWQQKTVHVTHSADLENLEKFAEYAIAVAAKTADGLGRLSEKVTVKVKPEEVPLYLRAQDVSTHSMTLSWAPPLRLNPVNYKISYNAIKEFVDSLGMTQTQEIPRRDIIVKHDRTSYSINDLSPFTTYSVNVSAIPNDDSYRPPTKITVTTQMAAPKPMVKPDFYGVVENEVLVILPQASEEYGPISHYYLVVVPDDKAHNHKNPDQFLTDELIKNNARTDDENAPYIAAKFLQRNILYTFHLGNDENYEGFLNRKLNPTKKYRVFVRAVVDTPQKHLYTSSPFSEYLSLDMREAPPGEEPSRPGPDKDINGDPEIRIEENRKEAGMFWIIGPIIAALSLSLCLVMLFFVKKRRQPCKTPDQAAVTRPLMAADVGFGAPSDPVEMRRLNFQTPAMISHPPIPISELAEHIDRLKSNDNLKFSQEYESIEPGQQFTWDHSNMDVNKPKNRYANVIAYDHSRVILQPIDGILGSDYINANYCDGYRKHNAYVATQGPLQETFADFWRMCWELRTSTIVMMTKLEERTRIKCDQYWPSRGSETYGMMTVTIAEVQELATYCIRTFQVTRNGGAERREIKQLQFTAWPDHGVPDHPAPFLQFLRRVRALNLPDAGPLVVHCSAGVGRTGCFIVIDSMLERARHERTVDIYGHVTCLRAQRNYMVQTEDQYIFIHDALVEAVVCGDTEVPARNLHGHIQKLMRIDTIENITGMELEFKKLANMKADSTRFVSASLPCNKHKNRLVHILPFESTRVCLTPRDGSDYINASFVDGYRYRAAYIATQGPLPDTTDDFWRMLWEHNSTIVVMLTKLKEMGREKCHQYWPSDRSVRYQCFVVDPIAEYNMPQYILREFKVTDARDGASRTVRQFQFTDWPEQGVPKSGEGFIDFLGQVHKTKEQFGQDGPITVHCSAGVGRTGVFITLSTVLERMQYEGVVDVFQTVRTLRTQRPAMVQTEDQYEFCYRAALEYLGSFDHYAN